In one window of Microbacterium sp. PM5 DNA:
- a CDS encoding HAD family phosphatase: protein MSSALPAAVLWDMDGTLVDTEPYWMEAETALVESFGGTWTHEQALTLVGQGLETSGAILQEAGVRMSVADIIAHLTAEVTRLLSERGNPLRPGAHELLTALRGAGIRCALVTMSMRRMASQVVAPFPELFEIIVAGDDVTRPKPFPDAYLQACRALGIDPADAVAIEDSPTGVRAAVAAGVTTIGVPLMVSLVGTGAHTVWPTLAGRTPEDIAAVHAAHRTHRTGEHA, encoded by the coding sequence ATGAGCTCCGCCCTCCCCGCCGCCGTTCTCTGGGACATGGACGGCACCCTCGTGGACACCGAGCCCTACTGGATGGAGGCCGAGACGGCCCTCGTCGAGAGCTTCGGCGGCACCTGGACGCACGAACAGGCCCTGACTCTGGTGGGCCAGGGACTCGAGACCTCCGGGGCGATCCTTCAGGAGGCCGGCGTGCGGATGTCCGTCGCCGACATCATCGCCCACCTCACCGCAGAGGTGACGCGCCTGCTTTCGGAGCGGGGGAACCCTCTGCGTCCCGGGGCGCACGAGCTGCTGACCGCGCTGCGCGGCGCAGGCATCCGCTGTGCGCTGGTGACGATGTCGATGCGGCGGATGGCATCACAGGTCGTCGCGCCCTTTCCCGAGCTGTTCGAGATCATCGTCGCCGGCGATGACGTCACGCGTCCCAAGCCGTTCCCGGACGCATATCTGCAGGCGTGCCGTGCCCTCGGCATCGACCCCGCCGACGCCGTCGCGATCGAGGACTCGCCGACGGGCGTGCGCGCCGCCGTCGCCGCGGGCGTCACGACGATCGGGGTGCCGCTGATGGTCTCGCTCGTCGGGACGGGCGCCCACACCGTGTGGCCGACACTCGCAGGCCGTACGCCCGAGGACATCGCCGCGGTCCACGCGGCGCACCGGACCCACCGCACAGG
- a CDS encoding PAC2 family protein encodes MDELGNRVLIVAFDGWNDAGEAASAAAAHIRESGAYREVFAVDPELYFDYQYTRPQITLDADGSRTLTWPDATLWRPLHPADGTRLWVLSGVEPARAWQSFAAELVDAALTEGITGIVALGSMMSDVPHTRPISVFAGSENDTLRGALGLEKPTYEGPAGILSVLTAAAEAAGIPTAALWANVPHYVAGHTPSPKATLALLDRVTDLTGAVVARGELPAQALAWEASIDAAAADDEEMTEYIHQLEQTRDTWDSPEASGDAIAQEFERYLRRGGEGPGKPGPPDPRRS; translated from the coding sequence GTGGACGAACTGGGTAACCGCGTGCTGATCGTGGCCTTCGACGGCTGGAATGACGCGGGTGAGGCCGCCTCCGCCGCCGCGGCGCACATCCGCGAGTCCGGCGCGTACCGGGAGGTCTTCGCCGTCGACCCGGAGCTGTACTTCGACTACCAGTACACCCGCCCTCAGATCACTCTCGACGCCGACGGCTCGCGCACGCTCACCTGGCCGGACGCCACGCTGTGGCGACCGCTCCATCCCGCCGACGGCACACGCCTGTGGGTGCTGTCCGGGGTCGAGCCCGCACGCGCCTGGCAGTCGTTCGCCGCCGAGCTCGTGGACGCCGCGCTCACGGAGGGCATCACCGGCATCGTCGCGCTGGGCTCGATGATGTCCGACGTCCCGCATACGCGACCGATCTCGGTGTTCGCCGGCAGCGAGAACGACACCCTCCGCGGCGCGCTCGGCCTCGAGAAGCCCACGTACGAGGGCCCGGCGGGCATCCTCAGCGTGCTCACTGCGGCCGCCGAGGCGGCCGGCATCCCGACGGCGGCGCTGTGGGCGAACGTTCCGCATTACGTCGCCGGCCATACCCCGTCGCCGAAGGCCACGCTCGCGCTGCTGGACCGCGTCACCGATCTGACGGGCGCGGTCGTGGCGCGCGGGGAGCTCCCCGCTCAGGCACTGGCCTGGGAGGCATCGATCGACGCGGCCGCGGCCGACGACGAGGAGATGACCGAGTACATCCACCAGCTGGAGCAGACGCGCGACACCTGGGACTCGCCCGAGGCGTCCGGCGACGCCATCGCGCAGGAGTTCGAGCGGTACCTGCGCCGGGGCGGCGAGGGTCCCGGCAAACCTGGTCCGCCCGACCCTCGCCGCTCCTGA
- a CDS encoding undecaprenyl-diphosphate phosphatase translates to MHLFEAIILGLVQGLTEFLPVSSSAHLRIMGEFLPSAEDPGATFTAITQIGTELAVLVYFWGKIVRIISQWAKSLTGRVPRNDPDARMGWIVIIGTIPIGIAGYLFQDVIRDTFRNLWLVATVLIVFGLLLGAADALGRRTRTEEDLTYGHGLSLGLAQMLALIPGVSRSGATTTMGLALGYTRPAAAEVAFLLAVPAVFGSGLYELIQAIKDPGDQVYTMVETGVATAVAFGVGLAVIAFLMRYLKRGSFLPFVLYRLALGILLIILLSFGVLQAY, encoded by the coding sequence ATGCACCTGTTCGAGGCGATCATCCTGGGCCTGGTCCAGGGACTCACCGAGTTTCTCCCCGTCTCCTCCAGTGCCCACCTGCGCATCATGGGCGAGTTCCTCCCGTCCGCCGAAGACCCCGGCGCGACCTTCACCGCCATCACCCAGATCGGCACCGAACTCGCGGTGCTCGTCTACTTCTGGGGCAAGATCGTGCGGATCATCTCCCAGTGGGCGAAGTCGCTGACCGGCCGCGTGCCGCGCAACGACCCCGATGCGCGCATGGGATGGATCGTCATCATCGGCACCATCCCGATCGGCATCGCCGGCTACCTCTTCCAGGACGTGATCCGCGACACGTTCCGAAACCTCTGGCTCGTGGCCACCGTTCTCATCGTCTTCGGTCTCCTGCTGGGGGCCGCCGATGCTCTCGGACGGCGCACCCGCACGGAGGAAGACCTGACCTACGGACACGGCCTCTCCCTCGGCCTCGCGCAGATGCTGGCGCTCATCCCCGGCGTCTCCCGCTCGGGGGCGACCACGACGATGGGGCTGGCGCTCGGCTACACCCGGCCCGCGGCGGCGGAAGTGGCGTTCCTGCTCGCCGTGCCCGCTGTCTTCGGCAGTGGCCTGTACGAGCTGATCCAGGCCATCAAGGATCCGGGCGACCAGGTCTACACGATGGTCGAGACCGGCGTCGCGACCGCCGTCGCGTTCGGGGTGGGCCTCGCCGTGATCGCGTTCCTGATGCGCTACCTCAAGCGCGGCAGCTTCCTGCCGTTCGTGCTGTACCGGCTTGCGCTCGGCATCCTGTTGATCATCCTGCTCAGCTTCGGCGTGCTGCAGGCGTACTGA
- a CDS encoding M20/M25/M40 family metallo-hydrolase — MSSSELPEVARVARDLIRFDTTNFGEGRAHGEREAAEYVGAYLEALGLRPEYYEPIPRRTNLSVRVPGRDRDKPALVLHGHLDVVPAVAEDWSVDPFGGVVKDGMLWGRGAVDMKDMDAMILTSVADLLRAGEQPARDLIVTFFADEENGGVEGSQLVVRDRPEWFAGATEAISEVGGYSIPVGERRAYLLQVGEKALVWLRLRARGAAGHGSRFHPDNAVTRLAEAVAALGRSSWPLELTATTRQTVDGLAALCGADPRDPDAVADATGPASGFLRSTFRTTTNPTGLAAGYKHNVIPDAAVATIDVRTLPGQEERVLAEIQRIVGEDVVVEVSHRDIGLEVPFAGELVDAMVGALERHDPGVPVLPYLMGGGTDNKALAELGIAGYGFAPLRLPTDLDFTGMFHGVDERVPIDALVFGQRVLTDLIRTY, encoded by the coding sequence ATGTCCTCCTCCGAACTGCCCGAGGTCGCCCGCGTCGCGCGCGACCTGATCCGCTTCGACACCACCAACTTCGGCGAGGGGCGCGCGCACGGGGAGCGAGAGGCCGCCGAGTACGTGGGCGCCTACCTCGAGGCGCTCGGCCTGCGTCCCGAGTACTACGAGCCCATCCCGCGACGCACGAACCTGAGCGTCCGCGTGCCCGGCCGCGACCGCGACAAGCCCGCCCTCGTCCTGCACGGCCACCTCGACGTGGTTCCGGCCGTCGCCGAGGACTGGAGCGTCGATCCCTTCGGCGGCGTCGTGAAGGACGGGATGCTGTGGGGACGCGGTGCGGTGGACATGAAGGACATGGATGCCATGATCCTCACCTCCGTCGCCGATCTGCTGCGGGCGGGGGAGCAGCCCGCCCGCGATCTCATCGTCACGTTCTTCGCCGACGAGGAGAACGGCGGCGTCGAGGGCTCTCAGCTCGTCGTCCGCGACCGGCCCGAGTGGTTCGCGGGGGCGACCGAGGCCATCAGCGAGGTCGGCGGCTACTCCATCCCGGTGGGCGAGCGACGCGCGTACCTCCTGCAGGTGGGCGAGAAGGCGCTGGTCTGGCTGCGCCTTCGCGCTCGCGGCGCAGCCGGGCACGGCAGCCGCTTCCACCCGGACAACGCGGTCACGCGTCTCGCGGAGGCGGTGGCCGCGCTCGGCCGCTCGTCGTGGCCGTTGGAGCTGACCGCGACGACGCGTCAGACGGTCGACGGCCTGGCGGCGCTGTGCGGCGCCGACCCGCGGGATCCGGATGCCGTGGCGGACGCGACCGGACCGGCATCCGGCTTCCTCCGCTCCACGTTCCGCACGACGACCAACCCGACCGGTCTCGCCGCCGGCTACAAGCACAACGTGATCCCGGATGCCGCGGTCGCCACGATCGATGTGCGCACCCTTCCGGGGCAGGAAGAACGCGTGCTCGCCGAGATCCAGCGGATCGTGGGCGAGGACGTCGTCGTCGAGGTCTCGCATCGCGACATCGGGCTCGAGGTGCCCTTCGCGGGGGAGCTCGTGGACGCGATGGTCGGGGCCCTCGAGCGTCATGACCCGGGCGTCCCCGTTCTGCCGTATCTCATGGGCGGCGGGACCGACAACAAGGCGCTCGCCGAGCTCGGCATCGCCGGATACGGGTTCGCGCCGCTGCGGCTTCCCACGGATCTCGATTTCACCGGTATGTTCCACGGTGTGGACGAACGCGTCCCCATCGACGCGTTGGTCTTCGGGCAGCGCGTGCTCACCGATCTGATCCGCACGTACTGA